From a single Miscanthus floridulus cultivar M001 chromosome 8, ASM1932011v1, whole genome shotgun sequence genomic region:
- the LOC136476963 gene encoding uncharacterized protein produces MKLFKGWNTLTEKREKQEPVRKLMETSGFFPYQDLGLMIFVAHSKPGHVAPKSLIGPAVSSSLFYWSTSAASFTWPSADHVARKTLATSPRNISRLPLQRDGSARRHAPAGQRHGRWPPPATTAHRRGCGHGAAPCRRPVCGPQVSSSSCGSY; encoded by the exons ATGAAATTATTTAAGGG GTGGAACACGCTGACTGAGAAACGAG AGAAACAAGAGCCAGTGAGGAAGCTGATGGAGACCTCAGGT TTTTTCCCTTATCAGGATCTCGGGTTGATGATATTTGTAGCTCATTCTAAG CCCGGACACGTCGCCCCCAAATCCCTGATTGGTCCAGCCGTCAGCTCCAGCCTCTTCTATTGGTCCACCTCCGCTGCTTCCTTCACTTGGCCATCAGCCGACCACGTCGCTAGAAAAACCCTAGCCACATCTCCACGAAATATCTCCCGTCTCCCCCT GCAGCGCGACGGTAGCGCGAGGCGGCACGCACCGGCAGGCCAGCGGCACGGGCGGTGGCCGCCCCCTGCGACGACGGCGCATCGGCGTGGCTGTGGCCATGGTGCTGCACCCTGCCGCCGGCCCGTTTGTGGTCCACAAGT TTCCAGTTCATCTTGTGGTTCGTACTAa